From the genome of Rhinoderma darwinii isolate aRhiDar2 chromosome 1, aRhiDar2.hap1, whole genome shotgun sequence:
gagcatagtaaaaaaaatatataaataaacataattggtatcaccgcgtccgtaaaaatctgaactattacaatatatcattatttaacccgcacggtgaacgccgtaaaaaaaaaaaattgtaaaccacagaatctctattttttggtcacctaatctcccagaaaaaaattaaataaaaagtgatcaaaccgtcgcatttataccaaaatagtattattaaaaactacagcttatcccgcaaaacacaagccctcataccacttaatcgacggaaaaataaaaaagttgtggctctcgtaatttggcgacacaaaataaattttcttttttacacttagatttttacttgtaaaagtagtaaaatatagaaaaaactatatatatttggtatcaccgtagtcGTATTGATCCAgagaacaaagttaacatgttgttttaatttcacagtgaattccgtaaaaacggcgcgcaaaaaaccatggaggaatcgctgtttttttcattttctaccccacaaataatttttttcctgtttcctagtacattatatggcaaaataaatggtgctacgaaaaactacaactcgtcctgcaaaaatcaagccctcataggactatattgacggaaaaataaagacgttatggcttttggaatgtggggaggaaaaaacgaaaatgaaaatctgaaaaagggctgcagcgggaaggggttaagattgtgACGACTTGAATAGACAGATACAGGAATTTTTTGATTGTAATATTGACTGAACCGCTTCTTATGTATGGTGGGATGCTTTCAAAGCATTTTTTAGAAGCATtcttttggaaaaaaatgaaactacATAATATCAATGAAAGGAAAAGGAAAATTGAGCTCAATAATAAACTTGATAAGTGTGAAAAGATCTTTATTCGGAATCCTACAATCGAAAATAGGAGAGGTTTTGAGGAAATGCTAAATATTGTTGATTGTAAGAGAGAGTCACAGAGAACAATCTCTTTATTAAATCAGGAACTCTACATTAAAGGGTCAAGGACAGGAAAAATGTAAGCAAATATGGTAAAAACAACACCAAACAACATTGAAGCTATTAAAAGTTCTACAGGTCAAATTATAATTGACAAGATGGCGGTAGTGAACGTGTTTGAGAAAAACTACTCGGGACTACATACATCTAGATCAAACTATCCTATACATGAATTGGATAGATTTTTGCTTAAACTAGATCTTCCTAGAATAGTTGCTCAACAATGCTCCCCGTTGGATGCACAGATTTCACTTGATAAAATACGTATAGCAGTACATCAGCTGCCTGGTGGCAAAGCTCCGGGTAGCGATGGACTCCCCTCAagtctagtgggagtggctattattatttaacacacctgagcactttccttcagcagcatttttgacctggctgcgtcctgctgggattatacctgcccaatttgtgagtatggcctttttttgtgtttataatcttattctatgtcccacttttttctgtGGTGTAGATTCAAGTTTGGAACGtaaagttccagttagggactcgcaagtgtggggatccgtgatgaggattgcgagcttgcgttcttcTGGCCAAAAAATTTCTACCAATACCCCATATATTTTCCATGGTTACTTGCattatatttactactttttggacgcatccaggtcttcaatgctgggagagcatagTGTGTtgctgtttggcatagcaagcagggcagcccgctctatgtattaCATGGCATTACAAATAGGCTGTATACGCTATATACGCTACGCCAATTTGCCAAATTTTAGAATGTGTTACTTTGCCTCACAGATACAGTATTTCTGGGACAGTAATTCTCACCTTTTCCATAGGAATTTGTTCTCGATGGACTCACAATTATAATAGCTTTCCTCAGTTAGTTGAGTCTGGAGAAAATCTTTCTCTTTCCCTGTTTTCTAAGTATCTGACATGTGAGATGATGTGAAGACTCTGGGTAAACTGTAAGAAATTGATGCACCTGTTACAGGAATATAGTCCCCCTAGAGATTTTAGATTTTGATATCTACAGATAAAATCAGCCTGCCGGGATATCGAATgtacaaaaaaactaaaagttgGTAATTTCACAGTCCTTGACTGTATTGTGAAGAGGACAAGGTTAAAGGGAATATTATCTACACTAGTaagatgtttttttattattattgatttctgactgtgacagatttattaatGACTTTTGTTTATGGGAACAACTTATATAGTGTTGGCTTGCAGTTTGACTTGCTTAAGTATTTCTTACTCCTAATTTTCATGTTTTTTACTATatgtgttaaaaaaacaacaatcattTTTTCAATTAAGCGTTTGCATTTGTAACCTGTTTTCGTAGGTCTGTCTTTTCAGTTGTGCTGAACATTTAACCCATAGTTGTAATATGTCTATATAAGTTCAAGATTTGGTTTTACTTTGATTATCTTCTGGAAAAGTTTACATGTTCACTCATACCTTTTCCTAAATAACTACTGAATAAAAGCCTaaatttatatttaaatattcaGTTAAAGGTATTATCactgttagggcatatggacgtcatagagcagGGTGACCCTCTATGATCCAGAGCGGAGAGCCGCTAACAAGCAGtggctctcgctctggaggacttgagccagccatgtaataccacatttctggATGACAGCAGcttcccctggcaaaatcagctgaTGGCCAGGACACATATGGCAAGTTCCATATAAAAAAGGGTTGTGTGTGCTGCGACAAACCCTTTGATGTAAAATACAAGAAAGACGATTCATTcaaatacaggttttttttacaaaGAATTCTCCAAAACAGAAGATGTTTATAAGGAAGTAATAGTATGTTTAGTGATGCTTTTGACATTAGTGACCACCCACACAAACAACCATCATACTGagtaaatatatgtaaaaaaaaaatgataaaatatgtaaaaaaatatatatcaattatGCATAATTTATAAATCTGTtgaaaaatattgtaaaaatagtaaactctaaaaaatatgtaatctgAAGCACAACACTTACTGCTGCCCACCACCAGGCATGAGGAATACTGGTGAAGTTAGTTCCAGAGACATCATGTTCGACAGTATAAACCATGGCAGAAAATGAGAAAATCCCCATAGCAATAAAGAGCAACAGACATCCCACTTGTTGGTAGCATTGACGAAGGGTAAATCCAAAAGCTCTAAGCCCTGTGGAATGACGTGCCAACTTAAGGATGCGGAATATGCGCATTAGTCTCATTATCCTAAGGACTTGTCCAACTTTTCCAACACGTCCTACAGCCTCTATCTCATGTTCATGACTGGATCTATTACCACTTTGGTCTTCCCCAGAAAATGTCTCAAGGAACAATTGCAAATACAGTGGCAGTATTGCTATCATGTCTACAGCATTAAGAACACTACGAACAAATCGCTGTATATCTGGTGTTGAGATAATACGAAGCACATACTCCAATGTAAAAAATGCTATGCATAAGGTTTCCACATGTTCCAAGTAAGGTCTACCATTCGCAATCCCAGCAGAATTTTTGTATTGCATATCCTCAACCGTATTAAGGGTCATTGCCACCACAGAAATAAGAACAAAGAAGCTGGATGCCACTGCCATGGCTTTGGCTGTAATAGAAGAGAAGGGTTTCTCCATCAAGTTCCAAATACGGCGTCTCAGGGGTCCATAAAGCATGCCTCTAAAAAGCTCTTCATTCTCTTCTGTTTCCATTTCTGCTCTGAGCTCTCTTTGGATCTTTAGCTGTTCATTCAGCTCATCTTGTCTTTCTTCAAATGATATGCGGCAGCAGCGGGGAGTGTGCTTTACTCTTACTCCCCAATAATTAATTTCCTCCAGGAAGCTGCGGGGACACATTTCATCCCTTACCCATAACACACCAGTGCGATAGAAGTTATAGATATGATGGAATATAGCTGGATCACGGTCAAAGAAATAGACATCTTCAATTGGATTGTAATCATCACATAGGTCTAGTTTGCGCTGACGGTCAGTATATGTAGCCAAGCGACCTATACGAGTCTTGGGATAACTAGCAGCTACCATGTAGGATATATAATAACTTGTACCACCAACGTTGATGTGCAGCAAATTATTTCGGGTTCTTCCATAAAAAGAGGGTGAGAACAGGCGTATATCTTCATCTTCAGAGTATCCACAGTCAAGTGTTGAAATGAATTGCTTTTTCCATCCATCCAAACGTTTCTCTTCTTTTTCAGCCCATTTCAGCTCCTCTAAATCATCATCTTCATCTTCAATGTAGTAAATATAATTGCTCTCGGAGGTATACTGATAGCTGGAGGACTCTCTACCGAATCTAAATCTATCCTCATCTCCTCGGGGTCTTCCAGATCCATCTCTGAAGAATGATAGCGGTGGAGCCCTAGTCCTTTGCCTGTAGTGTAGCATTTCTTGTTTAGAAGCATATGTCCTTTGTAGAAACATGTTCATCATTCATATAGAAGGAACAGAAGTTATGGTTGCCTTTCTGTTACAGAGTACATGTATGTAAGCAGATCCCATGGCCATTGTACAAAACAATAGCAAAGCATTATCTGCTGTATGTGTCACTGACAGTTTTAAGTCCTGCTGACAAAGAAGATTTCAATACTTAACAAGGGATTTTCAGGTTATTATCCTATTCAGACTAAAACTTACAGCATTCAGTTGAACGCTAAGCACATGAAGTACAAGGAAAACTACGGACAGATGGCCAATTCACTGGAAATTTTCATTAGTAAGACAAATGTCACAAATATTTGCACCACTTGTTACAACTGTTGTAATATATTATGGATGCATCCTAGCAAATGATTCTGTAGAAATGTTTGTTTTTGAAAGAAGATCTTTAAATGACAAATGAATGTAATATGATGAAGTCATATAGAAATCAGAAATCACTAATAACTATGCATCAAGatcagaaaaatagaaaaataggcaGCTAGAAACTCTGCTTATAATGAAAGCCATGATTCTATTACAAATTCATTTACTGATGAATCCAAAGGGACACTGAcattggccattgactttaattgcGTCCGTCAGAGTAATGCTATTTTTGACAGCAAAAATAGGGCTGCAGACTGTGCTATACTTGCTGTATATAATTGAAAGGGTATTGGCACCTCCGACAATTGCtctcaacgcaagtgtgaacatagccttaaaggaacactaaacatatAAAATGCACATAAAACCAAAAAAAATCCAGCAAATTCTCCCTCAATCTCCTCCTTTGATCATATCCTATCTTATATTTCAATTAATActaggaaatagaaaaaaaaatcttctatttGTGTTCCAAGAGATCAGTCATTTTACCCCTTCCTTCTCACTGTCTTGTTTTAGCTGTAAGACAACTGGTTGCTGGAGGAGCTTTTCCCCTGTCTACAGTAGGACACACCGATAGTAAAGACCTGCCTTCCTTttctaagccacaccccttcACCTGTTCACCACCTAAAAATGAAACAGATCAGcagtaaattaaagaggctctgtcaccagattatcagtgccctatctcctacataatctgatcagcgctgtaatgtagataacaacagtggtttttattttgaagacacttcggtaaaggtaatgtgggagtatgtgacagcacagtgtgatctcgcgagatcaagctgtgttacgagtactgctaaaaatgaatggagagtagtgtatgacgctgattggtcagcatcatacacttctctttacaacgcgcagttggtaaaaaagtaaaaacacgccaagttgtctattaagaaattaattagcataaatctaaatgttatctacattacagcgccgatcacattatgtaggagatagggcatttatagtctggtgacagagcctctttaagccctgtgttctttgcaggatttctacaagactgttaTTTTCAGGAATATACAAAAGATCCTGCAGACTGAGAAATAGTGTGAGCAAGTTTatctcctgtttacttttatcattcatttctcggttagtgttcctttaatagtGTAAGAATATAGATTGGAAAGCCAGCATTAGCATTTGCAGTATAAACTGTCTCCAAGAAGTACACACAGAAACTACACACAGAAAGTACACACAGATCGTAAAGACCTGCCTTCCTTttctaagccacaccccttcACCTGTTCACCACCTAAAAATGAAACAGATCAGcagtaaattaaagaggctctgtcaccagattatcagtgccctatctcctacataatctgatcggtgctgtaatgtagataacatttagatttatgctaatttgtttcttaatagacaactgggcgtgtttttacttttttaccaactggtcgtggtaaagagaagtttatgacgctgaccaatcagcgtcatacacttctctccattaatttttagcagtactcgcaacatagcgtgatctcgcgagatcaccctGTGCTGGCACATACTCCCACATAACTTTACTGAAgtttcttgagagtgaatagacatcgctttcagccaggatgcgatgtctattcacactcccaacactttggtaaagtttcttggggacttactcacacagcacagcatgatctcgcgagatcacgctgtgtggtcattcacagaaactttaccgaagtgtcgggagtgtgaatagacatcccgtcctggctgaaagcgatgtctattcactctcaagacactttggtaaagttaatgtgggagtatgtgacagcacagcgtgatctcgcgagatcatgctgtgttacgagtactgctaaaaatgaatggagagtagtgtatgacgctcattggtcagcgtcatacacttttctttacaacgcgcagttggtaaaaaagtaaaaacacgcccagttgtctattaagaaacaaattagcataaatctaaaattgtgcataactcgctgaaaattttttctaaataaaaaccactgttgttatctacattacagcgctgatcagattatgtaggagatagggcatttatagtctggtgacagagcctcttttaaccCTGTGTTCTTTGCAGGATTTCTGCAAAACTGTTTGTTTCAGGAATATACAAAAGATCCTGCAGACTGAGATATAGTGTGAGCAAGTTTatctcctgtttacttttatcGTTCATTTCTCggttagtgttcctttaatagtGTAAGAATATAGATTGGAAAGCCAGCATTAGCATTTGCAGTATAAACTGTCTCCAAGAAGGACTTTAGTTAATAGTAAAGGACATACTGGCAGAGTACTCTGCCAAGTTGTACATAGTACATATGATGCTAAAATCTTACCTAACCGCATCTTATTTTTAAATTGTAAAATATAACATCAGTGAATGATAATGTATAGAAATGGTTATTGAGTTTGATTcaggaaaataattaaaaaataactttttcttgCACAGAAAACACAAGCCACTGGGTATCACAGGGAATGTACACTCCAGCACTTGGTCATCTTAGATTTGACACTGTAGGAATGGTTTACCAGGGATAATAGGGGCTCCTGGGACTAGGCACTGCAGTACTGGGTTAAACTGGTTATACACATGAATGTCGGCAGATCCTGCCAAcgttctaatgtgtatggggacaaCAAAAAATTAACAATCACCCTAAGACTCATACCATGCCGTCCTTTCTAGGGGGCTACACATGTCCCCTCTTGTTCCTGCTTCAGCATATCATCACATACTGAGGTTGTAAGCTACCCGTTATTTCTATCAGAGTTTCTTATTAATACGGACATGTATCTGTTACTggcatgtatattatatattatatatactttgATTCTGTTGAACTTTACTATTATGTACTAGTCCCAATTTTGGttcaatataagtaataatggtgAGATGGTCTTgctgctttaaaggctatgtaaacctttgagttttttttcagtttttttttaaattattaataataataataataataataataataataataataatgataaatagatcagtcagtgtgattagtgtaactttagTTATaaattacttttggagatacagctgttctgtattctctatacagaacagctgtagtgTTCGCTTTACACtgagccgtcagtcctgcggacctgacaggttcagtgtcggcgggtcctgcgtgccagatccacctgtaatcaatcacatctaaaaCCGACtgacgcgggactgacggattcagtgtaaggcgaagagctgtatctccaaaagtaaggtacatagcctttaagtatgtAATTAGTATGCATGTatcatatattttttcatatcttTTCCTCATTGTTTATTGGTTACAACTAGTTACTTCAGGATATATCCCCTGATGAACCTGCACACTTGCAGGAGAAACATGTTTGAATGTgccaactttattttgttttgaatttgtTTAACCCACTTACTGTCCAGTCCACCTGTATGTTTATGTTCCCCCATAGACACTTGGTAGAAAGGTTTTTAGGGTCACAACAGGGCCCCACTCTTCAAAACCTGCCAGTGACCCTAAAATCTATACGGGGCAGTCGCCTTGTAATGGTAGaagcaggggcggattataataagggcaatcTGGACAAGTGCCTGGGCTCGagactggaagggggcccagttcgccccggttctcacgtaccggctgttaaaattacagccggttcagagaaccggagtgaagcgggacctctcacccaattgtatctgcatccttaggatgcggatacaattgcttacattAGTGTTGGCGAGAAAGGGAACTATCcattcccttcctcccattcggcgctttactaatgacacagtcggCGTGATTATGTCATACCGCCGACTGCGCTGTTACGATGTATgacgccgtctggtctctgacGCGGGAACGGGAACAGGTGAGAttgctttgtttttttctctgcagCATTGGAGGCATTGtaactacagtgggcattgtaactggcgctatctacaggggacattatctacagtgggcattgtaactggcgctatctacaatggacattgtgactggtgctatctacaggggaccttatctacagtgggcattgtaactggcactatctacaggggacattgtgactggtgctatctacaggggacattatctacagtgggcattgtaactgccactatctacagggggcattgtgactggtgctatgtacagggggcattgttagtgtgtgttttACTTGACAGTGTTTGACAATTTAATTCctaggcacagtgtatggtactagtatattcaggggcacagtgtataatactattatattcaggagcacagtgtatagtactattatattcagcacagtgtatagttctattatattcaggagcacagtgtataacactattatattcaggggcacagtgtatagtactattatattcaggcgtacagtgtatagtaccattatattcaggagtacagtgtatagtactattatattgaggagcacagtgtatagtactagtatattcaggggaacagtgtataatccgattatattcaggagcacagtgtatagtactattatattcaggagcacagtgtatagtactattatatccaggggcacagtgtatagtactattatattcagcacagtgtatagtattattatattcaggagtgcagtgtatagtactattatattcaggagcacagtgtatagtcctattatattcagggcacagtgtataatactataatactattatattcattgtatgatactattatatttagaagcatagagtgtggcatcatgagaattttatcttcgtttacaggtgcggaaatgttggaaaagtgaggagccgaagacatctgagctgtgaactgcagaaatgggccgtgcctgggagaagtcatcatagaggtctggaccggatggagaagaaaagagaaaaagaacgaaaaataatctgagacatcacctgtgagtcactcaatgtaaaggtttattctccctgtgactgatcagtactgtagtcactgtatgatctgcagcgagatgacggaaggtagcattcttttttgttaaacagcaactcccagcatatcctaacaattgttcaggctatactgggagctgtctttttatgtcatacaaatttatacagcagaggTTAACctcaatttgcaaatgatctctgtactaaactgtatttgttctggtgctgtaaatatgtactgagcttcgttctggtgctgtatatatatactgagctttttttctggtgctgtatatttgtactgagcttggttctggtgctgtaaatatactgagtttggttctggagttatatatatgtactgagtgtagcgTACATGGCCGTGGGCCattgggtctactcacctcctgacgcccgcagccatggatctgtgagcgctggtccccatctccttcccagtagatgccagcgctcacttccgctccggtccgctgtgttccgtagggtgcacgcacgcgcacgctcgtgcccgctcttaaaggaaatgtaggaaatcatcatcatcaacatacatgatttcctggactataagaaggccccagctcttctgatctttgcctgagcgttgttagtatatcccaagtctgtcttgcaaatggtcccttaatgtttcacgttccagttgttacccgtgccttgttacctgttactttatcccgtgctgtgttcttgttcttgtgcctactagttggagtcgtgtctactgcacctgtgtcatccaccacgtcctgtgtcgtctgccacgtccagagggatttgccacatctggcgcaacctgcggcacctgctgtcatctgccacgtctggcgttacttgctgcacccatctccacccatgccagagctgtggccactgtctggactatccaggtacccttgtgcgggactttgttctggtgttgtatatatgtactgagcttggttctggggctgtatatatgtactgagcttggttctgggtctgtatatttgtactgagcttgattctgggtctgtatatatttaccttctcttaaggtaaaagtatatgttaaatctacagtaaaaactaaacccaaaaaaaagtttttttccaattcacccattatatggtactttacatggtgccaataaaaactacaactcctccgcaaaaaaataatccttcccaCAGCACtccattgacataaaaataaaaaagttataaagcacctgaccactttagtgtctcaaagtattctgctttttctcttctatatggctcattctacTCTTACGGCTAatttaaaaccgtgccagatctgtgtccgtctaaatctgcaaatatatacggtacagcgtcttcaaagttctgtcttcggagttgggggggggggggggggtagacttGAAAAAACGCCCCTGGGTAGAAGTCACTCATTGCTATGTTTCCTGAGGAGTCTTAATGCAATAGGAAGACAAAATGCTCTAGGAAGCCTATGATGGACCGTTTTTAACATAACATAGACAAGAGCAGCTTACGGATGGGGTACTACCATTTTGTGGCGGGTGCTCCCTATAGGCGTGGGGGGGGGTTCACGGTGTTTTgtggtgtatcgcgccattgaaaattattctaataataaaatgaaaCAATTATGATATTACAAATACCttctacattaaagtggactctaaattaaaaaaaatccctgtccagaatgttttagtgtggattgccataCTACGTTtacaattacataagcgtacaaacCTACccgcacattatattaaactcaccaatttcgtatagacctatatgcgcacattcaatatcctaagcgtgctcagcccatttggttaggctgtgcacatgagaagggtagaTCACAGTGCGGCGTGCACAGTAAGCTACGACGGATCTggcagctaatgcacagatatggtgccaggaccaagctcaatacatatatactgcaccagaaccatgctcagtacatatatacagcaccagaaccatgctcagtacatatatacagcaccagaaccaagtgcagtacataaatacaacaccagaaccaagctcagtacatatatacagcacagaaccaagctcagtacataaatacaacaccagactaaagctcagtatatatactagtccttctccataaattagaatattatcaataagttaatttat
Proteins encoded in this window:
- the KCNV2 gene encoding potassium voltage-gated channel subfamily V member 2, which translates into the protein MMNMFLQRTYASKQEMLHYRQRTRAPPLSFFRDGSGRPRGDEDRFRFGRESSSYQYTSESNYIYYIEDEDDDLEELKWAEKEEKRLDGWKKQFISTLDCGYSEDEDIRLFSPSFYGRTRNNLLHINVGGTSYYISYMVAASYPKTRIGRLATYTDRQRKLDLCDDYNPIEDVYFFDRDPAIFHHIYNFYRTGVLWVRDEMCPRSFLEEINYWGVRVKHTPRCCRISFEERQDELNEQLKIQRELRAEMETEENEELFRGMLYGPLRRRIWNLMEKPFSSITAKAMAVASSFFVLISVVAMTLNTVEDMQYKNSAGIANGRPYLEHVETLCIAFFTLEYVLRIISTPDIQRFVRSVLNAVDMIAILPLYLQLFLETFSGEDQSGNRSSHEHEIEAVGRVGKVGQVLRIMRLMRIFRILKLARHSTGLRAFGFTLRQCYQQVGCLLLFIAMGIFSFSAMVYTVEHDVSGTNFTSIPHAWWWAAVSISTVGYGDTYPETHLGRLFAFLCIAFGIILNGMPISILYNKFSDYYSKLKSYEYTTIRKKRGKVNFTGRAMNKMSEMYSGGPTQYLPGHH